The proteins below are encoded in one region of Misgurnus anguillicaudatus chromosome 24, ASM2758022v2, whole genome shotgun sequence:
- the LOC129437287 gene encoding olfactory receptor 6N1-like, producing MENITYFSFMLFKNLGHLRYALYNLGFLLYCVIIILNVLIIFAICLERTLHQPMYILISCLSINSLYGTGAFFPRVLSDLLSDTHTISPEACLIQSFVLFSYVTNEFATLMLMAFDRFVAISKPLQYHNIITLRVLTVLIFIHWIFPMLCLAISGILTARLTMCGNKLWKVYCHNFEIVKLSCTNGLILNVWGFFMLIIFVVMPLCLILYSYVKILIICQRSSSQFRSKAYQTCIPHIVVLLNFSIGIISEVTLSRLVNLEMPTGLSVIISLEFLVVPPILNPLVYALNFTDIRKKMIRFIKASR from the coding sequence ATGgaaaatataacatatttttCCTTTATGTTGTTTAAAAATCTTGGGCATTTAAGATATGCTTTGTACaatttggggtttcttttaTACTGTGTGATCATAATCCTAAATGTCCTTATTATTTTTGCAATATGTCTGGAAAGGACATTACACCAGCCCATGTACATTCTGATTTCATGTTTGTCCATTAACTCTTTGTATGGTACAGGTGCCTTTTTTCCAAGGGTGTTGTCAGATTTGCTGTCTGATACACACACTATCTCCCCTGAAGCATGTCTCATCCAGAGTTTTGTCCTTTTCTCATATGTAACAAATGAGTTTGCAACATTAATGTTAATGGCATTTGACAGATTTGTTGCTATCAGTAAACCTTTACAATACCATAACATAATTACTTTAAGGGTACtaactgttttaatttttatacacTGGATTTTTCCAATGCTTTGTCTTGCTATCTCAGGTATTTTAACTGCCAGATTGACAATGTGTGGTAACAAACTGTGGAAGGTGTACTGTCACAATTTTGAAATTGTTAAACTCTCTTGTACAAACGGTTTAATTCTTAATGTTTGGGGTTTCTTTATGTTGATTATATTTGTTGTTATGCCATTATGTTTAATATTATATTCTTATGTTAAAATTCTTATCATTTGTCAAAGAAGCTCATCACAGTTCAGAAGCAAAGCTTATCAAACTTGTATTCCACACATAGTGGTTCTTTTAAATTTCTCAATTGGCATTATTTCTGAAGTCACATTAAGTCGGCTTGTGAATTTAGAAATGCCAACAGGGCTGTCAGTCATTATTTCACTGGAGTTTCTTGTTGTACCCCCGATTCTTAACCCTCTTGTTTATGCTTTAAACTTCACTGATATTCGAAAAAAAATGATTCGCTTCATAAAGGCATCCAGGTAG